In the Manis javanica isolate MJ-LG chromosome 12, MJ_LKY, whole genome shotgun sequence genome, TTGTAGGAAACTGTTACAAACATACATaactaaacaatttttaaaatggaccAGCCAACTCAAAATGTCACAAAAGGTTTAATGCCTTcgatttcaacatacaaaaaaatacagaaagtaattCTAATTTCTAATCCTTACATATTTCAATAAGTCTTATCAAAACTTTAATCTTAGGAACTAAATTTCTCTTCCAGTTACCAAATAGCTAGttatccattatttaaaaaaattttttttaaagtccccaGTATCTGGAGACTCCCAGCTGTAAGGAGCTGGCCCCAGGCTTGCCTCTAGAGGCCTCTTTTACCTGAGTCACAGGAAACACCAGGGCAGGAGTTCTGGCGCCAGTGCTCCTTCTAAATAGCTCTGTGGTTTTgggtaaattatttaacctccTTAAACCTCAAATCCTCCATCATTAGCATTTCCCAAACATATGTTCTAAGGAATATTAATTTCATGAAAATGGGTTCTGTGGCCAAATTAAGTGGGAAACTGCTGCACACAATCTCTCCTAAGAGATTCTCAAGTGCATTAGCATTATTAAAGGCTTTGAGAACTCCTGCAGTATGTTTGTTTAACTTTGTATCAATCTTAATTGGCCTCAGAATCCCTTTACTGACTGTATGAGCATTCTGTGGACTGTAATTGGGAAAACAATGGTCCAGCACATACTAGGTCTCTCCCAGCATTTACACTGATAACATGTGGGAAGAGCAAGGCAGAGTCTTTTGACACTGGTTCTGGGCATTAAGAAGGGACTTAATATCCTGGTGTTGACAAGGTACCTATTCATGTTAACTGTCCTCTTGTGATCCACATGATTCTTTTGTTCCTAATGAAAGTCTTCATTCAAGGAAAGTGGTAATGACTCACAGAATCTTGGTGGTTCCCTACAGTACACTAAGTAGCAGAGCTGGCCAAGAATAAGTTATCTTCAGTATTTTGGTTTTCCCTTACAGTATGACttgatttttctccatagcaATTCTTTTACCACAGTTCCCTTTGACAGTTCTGTCCCACTTTAATAGGATCCCTGCCCTTTACCCACATCCTTGTCCAGAATGATGTCAATGTGCAGGCAGACTGTCAGGCAGTCGTCAGGTTAAAGAGCTGTTCTTCCAAGAAGGCACCCCCAAGACCGTATTGTTCTTCATGTAGACTAATTTCTTCAGTTGACAAGTGGCTTCCTCCAAGAATAAAGTCTGCAAATCTAATAaggttttttttgctttaaataaagttGATGTTATCATAGAAAGGTTTATTTGGAAGATAACATGTTCCCTTTCTACTTAGCCCCTTTAATTAAGTTTGACTGTGTGTCAATAGAAGTTGGCATTTACACAATGAGTGTAAAAATGGGAATGGCTTATGTGATCCTTCCAGATATATTTGGTGAAAGGGTAGAGAAATATGCAGACTTGTAAGTGCTAAGTGCTGCCAAATTTACCCCCTCCTGTTTTCTAattccttctcctctttcctACTAGCTTagatttattattcattcatgatTTTAATCAATACTTTCCCCCTTCAATCTACGAAGGCACTGTTTTTGGATAAAGTTATGAAAAGGAAAGCAGTAAGGAAAAAGATGTTGGGGCAAAGATGTCTTTCTTGGTAagctttgaaaattattttccacaCCAGTAGAATGAGAAGCCAGCAATTCATCCCATTCCACCTTTTGCCTTCTCATATGGAAGTTATCTTTATGGCCTTCCTTATCAAACGTTATCATATTTTGTCTGACATCAGCAGTTCTGTGCAAGTCAGAACACTGAATAAAAAGAACCTCTGATAGCTTCCACATCATCTGTTATCCAGGGAGGTAGTCTGTTTCTGGTCTGAAGTATCTGTACCAAAAGCATCGTATTTTCACAATAATTCTAACCCAAGTTGTGGTCCAAGTAGCTGAGCAGGGCTTACTTTTTCGGAGCTTGGAGTCTGGAGACAGCCAGCCATGATGGGAAGTCAGGACTGCGGCAGGCCTGGCGCAGCTCTTCCAGGGCCCGGGTTGTTTCAGCATAGACCTGTTCCCTGTATTCGTCTTCAGTAAGATACTTAACCACCAGCTTTTCTGAGGTAAACCATTTCTTCATTCTCCTAAAACATGCAGCATTTGGTTGCTAGAGTCCTGGTGCATTTGGTTGTACAATTCAACCCTTAAGATTGATTAAAACTATATTTCTTAGTAACAGTAATACTGTTAACTTCTTTTATATCACaccatattttttcatatttgttatcATGATCAAGATATACAGAACATGCAGTTCAGGCCCAATGGTACATTCCCTCTCTTCTTGGACCACCCTCAATAATGTCTTTAGGAATTTGAGGATCAATTTCTGATAGAAAAAATGTTAATTGTAATTTTTTCCTCAGTGACTTCTAATTACACAATCAGACAGTTAAAAGTATGGGTTCTTTATGCTTGGCCTGCTGATTATCTTGGGCAGTGAGAAGCAAGCCTCTCaggtgtccttttaagaagacCTGGTAAAATCAATTGCCACTTACTCTGGGCAGAAAGCAGGAGGATTTGTGGGATATCGCCTCCACCTAGTGGTGGTGATTCTGACTAGTCCTAGAGAGAGACAGTAATATTATACAAGGGTCATACAATACAATAATTACAGTACAATAATTCATAATTCTTCCTTTGCTAGAGGCTGAGGGGCTGATGATTGGAAACTTTTTTCCAACCAGgaaaatcttaaagggaagaatttcataaaaatggCAATGATGACAAGATtttaatacattatatttatcaatgagtttttaaaaatattttcacgtggtttaaaatttactttaactAGAGATTCCAAAATCTGCATGAGCATCAGAATTACCAGGAGGTGTTTTAAACAATACTGTCTTGAAGGCTGGGACCTGAAAAATCTTTTAACTTGTAAAGACGGCCTGGTGGCTCATGAGCTGGATGAGGGAACCActgatattatttctttctttttctgaatatCTGGTCTCCCTAGGGGAAAACCCCCTAGCTCCAGGGCAGAAGACTGGAGCATAGTCCTGGCTTTGAGGTTTACCCACTAGTCAACTGGGGCAATTCCTGAACAGTTCTGGGCCTCACTTTGctcatatgaaaaaaatgaaagccattAACGTCTACCTCATGAGGTTACAGTACAAAGTGAATTTTTTTGTGTGAAGTGCTTGGTACAATGAGTGGCCTagagtaagtgttcaataagGATAATCAAAAGAGTAGTCACTGtgtattattaaaatatcctGAAATAGCTCTTTGCAAAACTAGAAAGTACAATAAAAATCAAGGCATTATTTCTTTGGTTTATTGGTTAACTTACATGTTCCTGCTTTATCCCCTCATGTAATTCTTCGCATAACTATTCACTAGCAAAATGAAAAGTTGAGGAACATACTATATAATTAGATCATTATGTTCATGTTTGCAGAATGTACAAGTACAAAAAAGGGCCGCTGTACAGATGACAGAACACACTATGCCCTTGGCAGGGCAGCTGGATAGCTAGTGTTTAAAGGAAAGAATTCTAGCCTGGCTCCCTCTAGCCACAAGCCTGGCAAAGGaccagaggcctggaggatgtgGCGCAGCCAGTCTCCTGGCAGAGGGACCTCCGGTAATCTCAGTCACTGCTGGCCTCTGACACAGGGCAGAAGCAGCAGCCAGCAGCAGCCCCTCTGACCCAGCCCTGCTGCCTTTCAGCCCCACCAGCATCCTCTGTAGAGGGGACCAGTCCTGTCACTGGTGTGTTTTTAACCTATGACACTGGCATATCCACAGCACCAGATCCACAAGCTACCAGTTACCACACAGTCTCTTTCCTCACAGCCAAGTTTACTACAAACATATTTACTAACTCCTTCTAGCCTTGGTCTCACTGTCCTGCCCCAGGTCCTCTTCACTTCTTGCCTGGACACTGTGATGTCTGATGACTGGTTTCCTGTGCCAGGGCCTCCCCCTTATATCTACCCTCTGGGCCAGAAGAAAGATGGGCCACATCCTGCTGCCCAATGAGGTTCATGGTCTCTGTTTCGATTTTTgcttgttgaatttatttttatattcagattggttgccaacatttaaaaataataagaattcaTGTTCTAATATACATTTCCAGTTTTTCTAGAAAACCAAAAGATCTGACAAGGCTGGGTACATGTTCCCACATGGCAACAATCAGCTCAAGCTGGGTGGTCAATGCCCCTTTTGATGAGGCTGCACTGCAGAATTTCCCAAAGTCCTCCTGATTACCCCCTTCCTTACCCCTGCTAACATCACTCACTGAGTACCTATTGGGGCCCCAAGCATTTGGATTTATAACCCTATGTAGACAGCAGTCAGAGAGTGCTGACCAAAGCGCATTATGGTTACCTGCCTCCACTGTGCACAGGGTCAGGCTAGATTCCTAGCACAGCCTGTGATTTCAGGCAACCCAGAGCCCAAGTAAATCTGCCACTGATTTTAGTGAATTCTGGGTGAGCTGTATTTACTTAGTAACTGGTGGTACTTCTAAAAGGTTAACGAAGAGTGGAAATGGAGATGGGAAAGACAGAAGCTTAAGTTCTCTGTCCTCTCCCCATCTCAGAGGGAAATCTCTAGGTGGAACATAGTTAATTATGAGATTAAATATGACACATCCAAAAAATTTCCCCGAACAGTAAATAAAACCAGAGCTCAAAATGTCAGAGTGACATGGAATAAAAAAGATACGCACCACCTCATATATCTAAATGCTTTCAGTGCGTAGCGCAGGCtcctggaggagaggagaaaCATCATGACTGCATAGGAGAACCAAGGCGTGTTGACACTGGAATGGATCAGAAGCAGGGCGAGGAGCTGCAGTGTCCACGTCACAAGGTTTATGCTCCTCTTGTCAACAAGGGGCCCATGGTTATAACAAATGGCAAAGCTGAGAAGTCCAACTACCAAGACATAGCCTGTAAAAGCAgaagaatgtaaaaataatataaacctGAACTTGAAAATTTATGCGAAAATTCTGGCAGAGCCTTGACGTAGAGCTAAGAACACATTACaaaacctttattttctttttgtccaaTGAAGGTTGAAAAACATATAAAAGGCTACATATTCTTTCTATGGGAGATACTAGACTGACTTTTGTAATAAATTAAGGATgtgtaattataaattattatgatATATaagtgtatttgttttttagtcCAGAGTCCTAAGTGGGCACCTGTAATAACGGCTGCTTTGGTCTGGAAAAAGCCTGAGAGTATGTCCCAGTTGGCTAtaaattctactttttctttttactttctagtCACAAAAGGCAAATATAATTTTACAGTGGAGGGATTAGGCTGCACCCTCCTACTCCAGAGCTCAGTTCTAACATCATGAATGGAGGGGTGATGAGATACTCTGCACCTCCCATTGCAATCCAATGTGAGGTGCTCATCTCCTTGAACGCATTCCACCACGAGTTTCATTTCTACCTAAGCAAGCCTTAAGATCTAATTTCCAGGTTAGGAAatacaggagagagaggaacaagTTAGATTAAAAGAGCAGTCAAAGAAATTCAGAAAGTAGGATATTCTACAGGACAGTTTCAGCATGCCACTGTGATAAAAAAAGGAACTGTTATAGAGTAAAAGAGACTCACCGAACAACAGATGCAAAATCTGGCTCGGGACTCGACTCTAGCTTACAGAAACCAATTGCCAAGGACACTTAAGAAATGTGAACATGGCCTGGGTAACAGATGATTTTATGTAATTACccattttttttagatttaagaGTTATTTAAGAGGAAAATGCTCTTGCTTTTTAGAGATGCTTAGTGAAGTATTTACAGGAACATGCCATAAGTGTAAACTACATTAAAAAttagcataaaaagaaaaatgagttaaaacaatcttgaaataaaacaaaaaatgacttGCTTTCATTTTGGTAGTTGAACTTATGTGATTTGGCACTAAGGGGTTAGGAGAAAATAAATTCTCTCATACTCCATTATTtcctaattaaaacattttttttaagtggttgaTTTGTTAAGATGAAACAAGGAAAAACCTAAGTGGTTTATTAACAGCCTCTCCATTTCTGAAAAGTCAGGTTTTCATTAGTCATTTATATTCAGGATTTCTCTCCTTTCATACTGAATACATTAAGACAAACAAAGAGacatattttgaagaaatttttcATTCCAAGTTAGATGTGGTAGAGCTTAACCACAATTCAAAAGCATATGCAGTCAAAAGGGACAAATACTTTTTTGCTCTTTTGATCAACAGTATAGAAAACTAAGAATACTATCATAGAAAAACAGCATAAAGTGAGATCTAGTGAACTGAAATCACCaactatggaaaaaaaataaagtattactTTTAACAGTATTTCTCCttagttcaaaatgaaaatttggaTGCTGGAGAGATGCATGTCAAATGAAGGCGTCTAGTTGTACTTTTCAGCTCCCCCTGTAatagaatgcatttttaaaaaatttacctaCCTAATACATATATTCTGTTTTCATACCACAGCCACTTCAAGTCTTCTATGAGCCGGCACACAGCATAGACTGAAGCAAGCCAACAACCAATCATTAAAGCCCAGAAGGTGCTGTACTGTGggtgaaggaaaataaatgatttttagtcCATTTACTCTTgtaaaaatagaagtaaataaatgaaccCTTTGTATTAGAAACTTCTACATCAAACTCCATTGAAGTCAATCCAGGATACTCTAGAGTCTCATTAAAGGTGTGCTCCGTGAAGCAGCGGCACTGGCTACAGCTGGGAGCTCCCTGGAaagcagattctcaggccccctAGCACTCCTGAAGGAGAACTTGCATTTCAATAGGATCCCCAAGGAATTTGCATGTACGTTTAAGTTGGAGAAGtactattttaaagaataatttattaTCTGAAAATAATGCTAGTGTTGTAAGCTTTAATCAGAGTAACTTCAACACTATCATTCTGAATTAATACTTATTTATCCACAGCTAAGAGTAGGGCATTCTTTTATTGAAGGTGTTTTGGGGAACTAGTAATAATGAAGAATTCCCCAGATGCTGAAATGCTGTTATTCAAGGCCCCAGTGGTTCAGCAGGGTGACATTTCTCATCTCTGCCAAAATAAGAAATTTCCACTCAGCACAGAATCAACCCCCTgtcactcattaaaaaaaaatagaatctctagaaaaagatacattttaaagCCAATTTATACAATGTAGAAATACAGTACTCTCATTACCACCTTGAATTAATTTTGATCAGTTTTTCTTATCTGTGAGACacagtttccattttgttttcatctgtatTTAGTATGCCTACCTTAGTAACGAACCTCTTCACCAGCAGCAGAATGAACACTAATGTCATCAGAACACCTAGCATGGTCCCagaagagtaaaagaaaacagGGCTTCTGTCAAGACAAGCAgataaaagtaatttaaatgcCAAGTAACCCCTTcagtattaaaaacatttaacCTACACTGCAAATTATATAACTTTAGTTGGTGACAGGAAGACACTTAGacctattgtggtgatcattttacagtatatacaaatactgaatcattatgttgtataactgaaactaatatatagtcaattatacttcaatttaacaaaaaaacatgtttaaacTGATGACAGGAGCCAAAAAGAATACTAAGAAGAAAAACTCAGATTGCAGTTTTAATTATATCCTATATTctcaaaatatgaaattttactTGGTATGTAGCTTGCTAATAACTTAAAACAAAGTGTCTGAGTTACCTTCTATGTTCAGAATTTGATCCAACAATAATTATCAAGCACCTATCATATAGCACACATTTGTCTAAGTGTTTACATGCATTCTGAAACAGTATTACAGCACTCTCGAAACAGCTATCTGTGTCTATAAATTTTACTAGGGAGGAAAATAAGGCACCAAGAAGCTAAAGACCTTCCCCAAGTCAGTATCTGTTAATGGAGGATTCAGGCTTGCAGCCCAGCTCCTCTGACTCCAAGCTTTACTCCTCAAACTCTGGAATCCATGTCTAGTTTCTGAAAACCATGGATGACATTAAACACACTTTATTACTCTATAAGGAAAGTGAGAAATATGAAGCACAGCCAACTATTCTTAAGAAGTAAAACATTATTGGAGATTCCTTTTTCATGAGGGAAGTTGTATTAAACAACGTATCAGGATAGTACATTTATCCAAAAGTCCCATATTTATTACATTCAACCCCTGCATCAGAGCCACAGATCTTGGAGGCAGTTCAAATGTAACAGAGCATAAGGCTCCATGTGGCATCAGAAAACCTGAGTATAAATCTCAGCTCTGGTAAGAAGTAGTCATGTAATGATGAATGttggttttctcatttataaaatgagaacaataatacAGAGTTCATACAGTTAagaaaaatcaagtaaaataaattaatgtatattAATATGTAATACAAAATGGATGTCAAAGCATTCTGTAACATATACAGACTATTACTAGTTTTAAAGGCCTTTCAAGCACTTCCCTCAGACTTCGTTTGCAAAACCCAAGCAAGAACTACAAACCAGTGTGGAAATATTTAGCATAGAGCTAAAAATATCCATACCCTTCTTTCATTCACAaagttaagaaagtaaaaataatacttaCTGACTCAAGGTCTTTGcataaaagaacaggaaaactCCTGCTACAAACACAATGAAGAGTTTGAAATCCACAACTAGAGTaaaaaatgacacacacacacatacacaacaaaAATTTAGTGTCAATGTCAAAGAAAAAAGGCAACTGATTGAAAAGTCACTCCAGAAAAATGGAATCCAGAAAGTCAAGTATGATTAAAAACAAACTTACTATTTCGATTCACACTTATTGTATAGAGAAATATCTTCGTGACAGGCTTCACAGAGAAGCACACAGTCTGCCCATATGGATTGATGATTATGGTTATTTCATTAGACTCCTTCAGTGTCCAAAAGTTATGAATCACACATTTGATTAAAGATAGAATGGTTTCTGGATACTGGCAATTACGTCTTTCTGTGATATGTACAATACTGAGCAGGCCTGAGCTGGtaattttcatctgtaaaataagaacaaacaaaTCCATAAACACAGAAGtttaaacttttcataataagCTTCTTAAAACCATgaacagaggagaaaaagagCCCACGAAGGTTGAGTAAATATACATGGTAATGCTCTCATCCCAGGGATAGACCTACAAGTCTGTTTAGTCCACACACTGGATCACAGACCCTTGAAAGCATTGTCTTTCTTCCCCTGAGTTGTGGCTGTTTTAACAACCTCTTCTAGCAAGTTATTGTGGCCAACAGACATAGAAAAAGGCTGAGACAGAAAGTAATAGGTGGTAAACTATTTGGCTATGAACACAATGAGAGTAGGGTTTATACCTCTAACATTTTTTACTGTGACTGTCAAAGAGCATTTCCTTCTGGGATCACCCACACACATGTAATTCAGGCTTCTCTCACCATGCCTCCTGCAGAAGGACCAGAATCCAACCTTAGGTCCTATGCAGTCTCCCAATAAAGCACAAGCTACAATGGGAAGCAGATGCTGACAACCCAGCAATCATGAAATGCCAGTTGGGCCACCTTTCTTGGTCTCTCCCTATTTCTCTTTGTCCAAGAGTAAGGCAAGCCTGAAAAGGGAATGAGTGCATCATCAGCTTTGAATCCCAGGCATCAGGTGATAGCATCTACCTACCCCTTATTTTGGTCTTGGCTTACTGTTGCTCTTTCTCCAATAGTACTTCCTGTCATACTTCTCAGGGTTTCCATATATTCAACGTACACACCAAACTCCTACCAACACCCTGGCCTCAGTTCCCTGAACTCCTCTCTTCTCACGCTCTTACCTCCACCTCACCTCAGCTAATCACTCCCACAGTCACAGCCTGGGCCCTGTCAGGGCCAAACTGCAGCCCCTCTACAGGTCATTTCACACCTCCCCCTAACAAATCATCACCCCTTATATTTCCAAGAGTGCCCGTCCAGCACCACACCTGACCCCAGCAAGCCTTTGACCCCACCATGCATCAAGCATCTTTCCCATGCTCCTCACCCTTCTTATCCAGCTCAATTCCATGGTCAGCAGTATAAATCATTCCCTTCCAGGTACCCTTCACTCCTTGCACTCCTCTTATTTGTCacatccacatgcaaaactcTATTCTCCATTTATTCCACCCTTGCATTTGTGCCACTGAATGTTCTGGAGAAACATAGTAGTCTGACTTCAAACCCCTGACCATGAAAATGAAGTTGAACCTGAAGCTGCAGGCACTTCTGCTGCACACCCCTGCCCAGTCACTTTCCACTCTCCTCAACAAGGTTTCAC is a window encoding:
- the NEMP2 gene encoding nuclear envelope integral membrane protein 2 isoform X1, translating into MWPPLGPWWLLLWLPPLATLPAGATRQEEEVVAALSVQQCKALKEMDVIETSVSNCYCYNQNSQMEWKYMWSTVQMKITSSGLLSIVHITERRNCQYPETILSLIKCVIHNFWTLKESNEITIIINPYGQTVCFSVKPVTKIFLYTISVNRNIVDFKLFIVFVAGVFLFFYAKTLSQSPVFFYSSGTMLGVLMTLVFILLLVKRFVTKYSTFWALMIGCWLASVYAVCRLIEDLKWLWYENRIYVLGYVLVVGLLSFAICYNHGPLVDKRSINLVTWTLQLLALLLIHSSVNTPWFSYAVMMFLLSSRSLRYALKAFRYMRWRMKKWFTSEKLVVKYLTEDEYREQVYAETTRALEELRQACRSPDFPSWLAVSRLQAPKKFADFILGGSHLSTEEISLHEEQYGLGGAFLEEQLFNLTTA
- the NEMP2 gene encoding nuclear envelope integral membrane protein 2 isoform X2: MWPPLGPWWLLLWLPPLATLPAGATRQEEEVVAALSVQQCKALKEMDVIETSVSNCYCYNQNSQMEWKYMWSTVQMKITSSGLLSIVHITERRNCQYPETILSLIKCVIHNFWTLKESNEITIIINPYGQTVCFSVKPVTKIFLYTISVNRNIVDFKLFIVFVAGVFLFFYAKTLSQSPVFFYSSGTMLGVLMTLVFILLLVKRFVTKYSTFWALMIGCWLASVYAVCRLIEDLKWLWYENRIYVLGYVLVVGLLSFAICYNHGPLVDKRSINLVTWTLQLLALLLIHSSVNTPWFSYAVMMFLLSSRSLRYALKAFRYMRWRMKKWFTSEKLVVKYLTEDEYREQVYAETTRALEELRQACRSPDFPSWLAVSRLQAPKKRSRPSLDTQKMNQDTI
- the NEMP2 gene encoding nuclear envelope integral membrane protein 2 isoform X3 is translated as MWPPLGPWWLLLWLPPLATLPAGATRQEEEVVAALSVQQCKALKEMDVIETSVSNCYCYNQNSQMEWKYMWSTVQMKITSSGLLSIVHITERRNCQYPETILSLIKCVIHNFWTLKESNEITIIINPYGQTVCFSVKPVTKIFLYTISVNRNIVDFKLFIVFVAGVFLFFYAKTLSQSPVFFYSSGTMLGVLMTLVFILLLVKRFVTKYSTFWALMIGCWLASVYAVCRLIEDLKWLWYENRIYVLGYVLVVGLLSFAICYNHGPLVDKRSINLVTWTLQLLALLLIHSSVNTPWFSYAVMMFLLSSRSLRYALKAFRYMRWRSRPSLDTQKMNQDTI